A window of the Amycolatopsis solani genome harbors these coding sequences:
- a CDS encoding LCP family protein: protein MLLSSRGRRIGGRVAIGVVSTVVLAVTGYAWTQLSKLDDGIVTADVIPPSAQVDGEDAVPGEPLKVAQNILLVGIDARTDTYGNPLPQNVLDALHAGSGDDGGDTTDTMIVVHIPAGGAAATAISIPRDSYVDIAGGYGKHKINSAYSRGKNASMSGLRAEGLSGAQLEVAANAAGAKTAIQTVEKFTGLTINHYAAINLAGFDALSQAVGGVEVCLKEPVHDTYSGANFAAGPQTLSGAQALAFVRQRHGLTNGDLDRIARQQAFLSGMAKKVLNAGTFTDVSKLNSLVSAVQGAVVLDKGWDVLSFAQQLRGMTSGAIAFATIPVQSLSLQTPSDGDAVKVDPAQVQQFVRTAISTPAVQASGDDTTGGVKPVAATTTGTPDSKQPATSAAAGCVN, encoded by the coding sequence GTGCTGCTGTCGTCCCGGGGGCGCCGGATCGGTGGGCGCGTGGCCATCGGCGTCGTGTCGACGGTGGTGCTCGCCGTCACCGGGTACGCGTGGACGCAGCTGAGCAAGCTGGACGACGGCATCGTCACCGCGGACGTCATCCCGCCGTCGGCGCAGGTCGACGGCGAGGACGCCGTGCCCGGCGAACCGCTCAAGGTGGCCCAGAACATCCTGCTCGTCGGGATCGACGCGCGCACCGACACCTACGGCAACCCGTTGCCGCAGAACGTGCTCGACGCCTTGCACGCGGGGAGCGGGGACGACGGCGGGGACACCACCGACACGATGATCGTCGTGCACATCCCGGCGGGCGGCGCCGCGGCCACCGCGATCTCCATCCCGCGCGACTCCTATGTGGACATCGCGGGCGGGTACGGCAAGCACAAGATCAACTCCGCGTACAGCCGCGGCAAGAACGCCTCGATGTCCGGGTTGCGCGCGGAAGGGCTTTCCGGCGCGCAGCTGGAGGTCGCGGCGAACGCGGCGGGCGCGAAGACGGCGATCCAGACCGTGGAGAAGTTCACCGGGCTGACGATCAACCACTACGCGGCGATCAACCTCGCCGGGTTCGACGCGCTGTCGCAGGCGGTCGGCGGCGTCGAGGTCTGCCTCAAGGAGCCGGTGCACGACACCTACTCGGGCGCGAACTTCGCGGCCGGGCCGCAGACGCTGTCCGGCGCGCAGGCGCTCGCGTTCGTCCGGCAGCGCCACGGCCTGACCAACGGCGACCTCGACCGGATCGCGCGGCAGCAGGCGTTCCTGTCCGGAATGGCCAAGAAGGTACTGAACGCGGGCACTTTCACCGACGTCTCGAAGCTGAACTCGCTGGTCAGCGCGGTGCAGGGCGCGGTGGTGCTGGACAAGGGCTGGGACGTCCTGAGCTTCGCGCAGCAGCTGCGGGGGATGACGTCGGGCGCGATCGCGTTCGCCACCATCCCGGTGCAGAGCCTGTCGCTGCAGACGCCGTCCGACGGCGACGCGGTGAAGGTCGACCCGGCGCAGGTGCAGCAGTTCGTGCGCACGGCGATCAGCACGCCCGCGGTGCAGGCCTCGGGCGACGACACGACCGGCGGCGTCAAGCCGGTCGCGGCGACTACCACCGGGACCCCGGACAGCAAGCAGCCGGCGACCAGTGCGGCCGCCGGCTGCGTGAACTGA
- a CDS encoding acyl-CoA dehydrogenase family protein: MESLTADFYDFEALLPDDEHKLLVQAREFMQHDVKPLVNENWEAGTFPKELIGMFRESGLAGLPYEGYGEHKPAVSHLLTGMMAMEMSRTDASVATFFGVHNGLAMYSIYSGGSQEQRDRWLPEMAAMDKIGAFAMTEPLGGSDVAGGMRTTAKREGDTWILDGAKKWIGNATFADYVVVWARDVDDNHVKGFVVEKDMPGFVPEKIQGKTAFRIVENAEITLTGVRVPEANRLQGIDSFRDVAEILRATRGGVAWQALGVMIGAYEAALAYSQERKQFGRPIARFQLVQDLLVKSLGHITASWGMLVQLARLQDAGIFKDEHSSLAKAFVTSRMREVVAWSREIFGGNGIVLGYDVARFFADAEAIYSFEGTREMNTLIVGKAITGQSAFV, from the coding sequence ATGGAATCCCTGACCGCCGACTTCTACGACTTCGAAGCGCTGCTCCCGGACGACGAGCACAAGCTGCTCGTCCAGGCCCGCGAGTTCATGCAGCACGACGTCAAGCCGCTGGTGAACGAGAACTGGGAAGCCGGCACCTTCCCGAAGGAACTGATCGGGATGTTCCGCGAGAGCGGGCTCGCCGGGCTGCCGTACGAGGGCTACGGCGAGCACAAGCCCGCGGTCAGCCACCTGCTCACCGGCATGATGGCGATGGAGATGAGCCGCACGGACGCTTCCGTGGCGACGTTCTTCGGTGTCCACAACGGACTCGCGATGTACTCCATCTACAGTGGCGGCAGCCAGGAGCAGCGCGACCGCTGGCTCCCGGAAATGGCCGCGATGGACAAGATCGGCGCGTTCGCGATGACCGAGCCGCTCGGCGGGTCCGATGTGGCCGGCGGCATGCGCACCACCGCCAAGCGAGAAGGCGACACCTGGATCCTCGACGGCGCCAAGAAGTGGATCGGCAACGCGACCTTCGCCGACTACGTCGTCGTGTGGGCTCGCGACGTGGATGACAACCACGTCAAGGGTTTCGTCGTCGAAAAGGACATGCCGGGTTTCGTGCCGGAGAAGATCCAGGGCAAGACGGCGTTCCGGATCGTCGAGAACGCCGAGATCACCCTCACCGGCGTCCGCGTGCCGGAGGCGAACCGCCTGCAGGGCATCGACTCCTTCCGGGACGTCGCCGAGATCCTGCGCGCCACCCGCGGCGGCGTCGCCTGGCAGGCGCTGGGCGTGATGATCGGTGCCTACGAGGCCGCGCTGGCCTACTCGCAGGAACGCAAGCAGTTCGGGCGGCCGATCGCGCGGTTCCAGCTGGTGCAGGACCTGCTCGTGAAGAGCCTCGGCCACATCACCGCGTCGTGGGGCATGCTCGTGCAGCTCGCCCGCCTGCAGGACGCCGGGATCTTCAAGGACGAGCACTCGTCGCTGGCCAAGGCGTTCGTCACCTCGCGGATGCGCGAGGTCGTCGCCTGGAGCCGGGAGATCTTCGGCGGCAACGGGATCGTGCTCGGCTACGACGTCGCGCGATTCTTCGCCGACGCCGAAGCGATCTACTCGTTCGAGGGCACGCGCGAGATGAACACCCTGATCGTCGGCAAGGCGATCACCGGGCAAAGCGCTTTCGTGTAA
- a CDS encoding 3-hydroxyacyl-CoA dehydrogenase NAD-binding domain-containing protein, whose amino-acid sequence MKNAAVIGAGTIGLSWTALFAHHGLTVRVTDPRPDLAEAVAEALKTFAPHLGTTAAELASRVSIAQDVTESVKVADVVQENGPESVEFKKDLFKQLVEEAPEHALLLSSSSAIPSTAFTGEIDGRRVLIGHPFNPPHLIPLVEVVPGEQTSQESVEQAVAFYTSLGRTPVVERKEIPGFVGNRLQNALSREAIYLVEQGVVTPSELDAVITNSLGIRWATVGPFLGSHLGGGPGGYRHMAGHIGKSMKKMWAGLGNPSQSPEEQERLIEAVEQAYGSSTYSELAETRDRKQLAVLHAVEEN is encoded by the coding sequence ATGAAGAACGCGGCCGTCATCGGTGCCGGCACCATCGGCCTTTCGTGGACGGCGTTGTTCGCCCACCACGGCCTGACCGTCCGGGTCACCGACCCCCGCCCCGACCTCGCCGAGGCCGTCGCCGAAGCGCTGAAGACATTCGCGCCGCACCTCGGCACGACGGCCGCCGAGCTGGCGAGCCGGGTGAGCATCGCCCAGGACGTCACTGAATCAGTGAAAGTGGCGGACGTGGTGCAGGAGAACGGGCCCGAGAGCGTCGAGTTCAAAAAGGACCTCTTCAAGCAGCTCGTCGAGGAAGCTCCGGAGCACGCGCTCCTGCTGAGTTCGTCGAGCGCCATCCCGTCGACGGCGTTCACCGGCGAGATCGACGGCCGCCGGGTCCTCATCGGACACCCGTTCAACCCGCCGCACCTGATCCCGCTGGTCGAGGTCGTCCCGGGTGAGCAGACCAGCCAGGAGAGCGTCGAACAGGCCGTGGCCTTCTACACCTCCCTCGGCCGGACGCCGGTCGTGGAACGCAAGGAGATCCCCGGGTTCGTCGGCAACCGGCTCCAGAACGCGCTCAGCCGCGAGGCGATCTACCTCGTCGAGCAAGGCGTGGTGACACCGTCCGAACTGGACGCGGTGATCACGAACTCGCTCGGCATCCGCTGGGCCACGGTCGGGCCGTTCCTCGGTTCGCACCTCGGCGGCGGCCCCGGTGGCTACCGGCACATGGCCGGGCACATCGGCAAGTCGATGAAGAAGATGTGGGCCGGGCTCGGAAACCCGTCCCAGAGTCCCGAAGAGCAGGAACGGCTCATCGAAGCCGTCGAACAGGCTTACGGCTCCTCCACGTACTCGGAACTCGCCGAGACGCGCGACCGCAAGCAGCTCGCCGTTCTGCACGCAGTGGAGGAGAACTGA
- a CDS encoding acetoacetate decarboxylase, whose protein sequence is MKIEEVRRHVTTPLTAPAFAPVVPRFTDREYLNIVYRTDADALRAVVPEPLKVEEPLVRFEVMKMGDVSGYGPYTESGQAIEVSFDGERGEYLHAMYLDNFPATASGREVSAYPKTIGSPNLYVDNGVLVGTLDYGTLRVATATMGYKHHELDAGEAERQITVPTFMFKTIPGYDGAPRVQELVRTEITDVVVKEAYIGPARLQLFQHVLAPLADLPVLEVVSASHILTDLTLAPVKPVFDYLNGVRS, encoded by the coding sequence ATGAAGATCGAAGAAGTCCGCCGGCACGTGACCACGCCCCTGACCGCCCCGGCGTTCGCGCCCGTGGTCCCGAGGTTCACCGACCGCGAGTACCTGAACATCGTCTACCGCACCGACGCCGACGCGCTGCGCGCCGTCGTCCCGGAGCCGCTGAAGGTCGAAGAACCGTTGGTGCGCTTCGAGGTCATGAAGATGGGCGACGTCTCCGGCTACGGCCCGTACACCGAGTCCGGCCAGGCGATCGAGGTCAGCTTCGACGGCGAGCGCGGCGAGTACCTGCACGCGATGTACCTCGACAACTTCCCGGCGACGGCGTCCGGGCGCGAGGTCAGCGCGTACCCGAAGACCATCGGGTCGCCGAACCTCTATGTCGACAACGGCGTCCTCGTGGGCACGCTGGACTACGGGACGCTCCGGGTGGCGACCGCGACCATGGGCTACAAGCACCACGAGCTCGACGCCGGCGAGGCCGAGCGCCAGATCACCGTCCCGACGTTCATGTTCAAGACGATCCCGGGCTACGACGGCGCACCGCGCGTGCAGGAGCTGGTCCGGACCGAGATCACCGACGTCGTGGTCAAGGAGGCCTACATCGGGCCCGCGCGGCTGCAGCTGTTCCAGCACGTCCTGGCCCCGCTGGCCGACCTGCCGGTGCTGGAGGTCGTCTCCGCGAGCCACATCCTCACCGACCTGACGCTCGCCCCGGTCAAGCCGGTCTTCGACTACCTGAACGGAGTGCGGTCATGA
- a CDS encoding crotonase/enoyl-CoA hydratase family protein yields the protein MSEVRTERIGSTLLITIDRPQARNAVNAAVATRLAAALDELEADPTLRAGVLTGAENTFSAGMDLKAALKGESPEIPGRGFGGLTEAELAKPLIAAVEGFAMGGGFELALGCDLIVAGEDARFGLPEVKRGLIAAGGGVIRLPKRIPHHLAMEFLLTGEPVTGRRAGELGLVNRVTPNGDAAAVALQLAEKLAENAPLALAAVKKVVRAADPKAAQREEIKKLMQSNDVREGMTAFAERRAPKWTGE from the coding sequence ATGAGTGAAGTACGCACCGAACGGATCGGCAGCACCCTGCTGATCACGATCGACCGGCCCCAGGCCCGCAACGCGGTCAACGCCGCCGTCGCGACCCGGCTGGCCGCCGCCCTGGACGAGCTGGAGGCCGACCCCACGCTGCGGGCCGGTGTCCTGACCGGCGCCGAGAACACCTTCAGCGCCGGGATGGACCTCAAGGCCGCGCTCAAGGGCGAGTCCCCGGAGATCCCGGGACGCGGGTTCGGCGGCCTGACCGAAGCCGAGCTGGCCAAGCCGCTGATCGCCGCCGTCGAAGGGTTCGCCATGGGCGGCGGGTTCGAGCTGGCGCTGGGCTGCGACCTGATCGTCGCCGGTGAGGATGCGCGGTTCGGCCTCCCCGAGGTCAAGCGGGGCCTGATCGCCGCCGGCGGTGGCGTCATCCGGCTCCCGAAGCGGATCCCGCACCACCTGGCGATGGAGTTCCTGCTGACCGGCGAGCCCGTCACCGGCCGTCGGGCCGGCGAGCTGGGCCTGGTCAACCGTGTCACCCCGAACGGCGACGCCGCCGCCGTCGCGCTCCAGCTGGCCGAAAAGCTGGCGGAGAACGCGCCCCTGGCGCTGGCCGCCGTCAAGAAGGTCGTGCGGGCCGCGGATCCGAAAGCCGCGCAGCGCGAGGAAATCAAGAAACTGATGCAGTCGAACGACGTCCGCGAGGGCATGACCGCCTTCGCCGAGCGCCGCGCTCCGAAGTGGACAGGCGAATGA
- a CDS encoding CaiB/BaiF CoA transferase family protein, with the protein MTTGPLDSVRVIDLSTVVMGPYAAQILGDLGADVIKIESPADTVRVGSYRTTPGMTALNLNVNRNKRSVALNLKDDAEREQALKLIDTADVLITNMRPGALSRLGLNYADVAERNPRLVYAHAQGFRGDSPQAGNAAYDETVQASSGLVDVANRALGEPVYLPTIIGDKVSSLTIAYSVLAALVHRDKTGQGQQIEIPMTDTLLAFNLVEHLAGHTYEPAEGPTGFGLSMTKGHAAVRTKDGLACVIPYNPKNFRDFFAAAERPDLAEDPRVNGEAIDRVDNEWLTEQIAACAPALTTEEWAEVCAKHSIPMAPVLELDRAHEDPYVRDGHLLDTVKHPSEGTIRTVGIPVKFSATPGSIRRLAPLAGQDTAEVLAELV; encoded by the coding sequence ATGACGACCGGACCGCTGGACAGCGTGCGCGTGATCGACCTCTCGACCGTGGTGATGGGCCCGTACGCGGCCCAGATCCTGGGCGACCTCGGCGCCGACGTGATCAAAATCGAGTCCCCCGCGGACACCGTCCGGGTGGGCAGCTACCGGACCACGCCGGGCATGACCGCGCTGAACCTGAACGTCAACCGCAACAAGCGCAGCGTGGCCCTCAACCTCAAGGACGACGCCGAGCGCGAGCAGGCCCTCAAGCTGATCGACACCGCCGACGTGCTGATCACCAACATGCGCCCCGGCGCGCTGAGCCGCCTCGGCCTGAACTACGCCGACGTCGCCGAGCGCAACCCGCGCCTGGTCTACGCCCACGCGCAGGGCTTCCGCGGCGACTCGCCCCAGGCCGGCAACGCCGCCTACGACGAGACCGTGCAGGCCTCCTCCGGCCTGGTCGACGTCGCCAACCGCGCCCTGGGCGAGCCGGTCTACCTGCCGACGATCATCGGCGACAAGGTGTCGTCGCTGACCATCGCCTACAGCGTGCTCGCCGCGCTGGTCCACCGCGACAAGACCGGCCAGGGCCAGCAGATCGAGATCCCGATGACCGACACACTGCTCGCGTTCAACCTGGTCGAGCACCTCGCCGGGCACACCTACGAGCCGGCCGAGGGCCCCACCGGGTTCGGGCTGTCGATGACGAAGGGCCACGCCGCGGTCCGCACCAAGGACGGCCTCGCCTGCGTCATCCCCTACAACCCGAAGAACTTCCGCGACTTCTTCGCCGCGGCCGAGCGTCCGGACCTCGCCGAGGACCCGCGCGTGAACGGCGAAGCCATCGACCGCGTGGACAACGAGTGGCTGACCGAGCAGATCGCCGCGTGCGCGCCGGCGCTGACCACCGAAGAGTGGGCCGAGGTCTGCGCGAAGCACAGCATCCCGATGGCGCCGGTGCTCGAACTGGACCGCGCGCACGAGGACCCCTACGTCCGCGACGGCCACTTGCTCGACACCGTCAAGCACCCGAGCGAGGGCACCATCCGCACGGTCGGCATCCCGGTGAAGTTCTCCGCGACGCCCGGCTCGATCCGTCGCCTGGCCCCGCTGGCCGGCCAGGACACCGCCGAAGTCCTCGCCGAGCTGGTCTGA
- a CDS encoding LysR family transcriptional regulator, whose product MEMLHLRYFVAVAEELNFSAAARKLHMAASPLSQRIKDLEHELGQQLFDRSTHHVTLTAAGAALLPLARDVLEQVSAIPWRLKEATRPQRSTVFLGMPAGVHPDLRDRVNALAERVKAHYELKRWPGTTADLVQGVHDGKLALTLARLPVTDPALEQVPVMSERLGAVVPADLFAGRDSVSLAELKELPYVASPGEITPAYFDQLDHQLNELGVKKRIRLTNTGYGGTSEIISSGEAFSISMLDDRSPMHGYRLDNVIVLPFSDFRPQLDTGLLWRRDRDLGELVEAAKDIFADPIST is encoded by the coding sequence ATGGAGATGCTGCACCTGCGCTACTTCGTCGCGGTCGCCGAGGAACTGAACTTCTCCGCCGCCGCGCGGAAGTTGCACATGGCCGCCTCTCCGCTCAGTCAGCGGATCAAGGACCTCGAGCACGAACTCGGGCAGCAGCTGTTCGACCGCAGCACCCACCACGTCACGCTCACCGCCGCCGGGGCCGCGCTGCTGCCGCTCGCCCGGGACGTCCTCGAGCAGGTGAGCGCCATCCCGTGGCGGCTCAAGGAGGCGACCCGGCCGCAGCGCAGCACCGTCTTCCTCGGCATGCCCGCCGGCGTGCACCCCGACCTGCGGGACCGCGTCAACGCCCTCGCCGAGCGGGTCAAGGCGCACTACGAGCTCAAGCGCTGGCCCGGCACCACCGCCGACCTCGTCCAGGGCGTGCACGACGGCAAGCTCGCCCTCACGCTGGCCCGGCTGCCCGTCACCGACCCGGCGCTGGAACAGGTGCCGGTCATGTCGGAACGGCTCGGTGCGGTCGTCCCCGCCGACCTGTTCGCCGGGCGGGACTCGGTCAGCCTGGCCGAGCTCAAGGAACTCCCGTACGTCGCCTCACCAGGGGAAATCACGCCTGCCTATTTCGACCAGCTCGACCACCAATTGAACGAACTCGGCGTCAAGAAACGCATTCGCCTCACCAATACCGGCTACGGCGGGACGTCCGAAATAATTTCCAGCGGCGAGGCCTTTTCCATTTCCATGCTGGACGACCGGAGCCCGATGCACGGCTACCGCCTGGACAACGTGATCGTCCTGCCGTTCAGCGACTTCCGGCCCCAGCTGGACACCGGCTTGCTCTGGCGCCGGGACCGCGATCTCGGGGAGCTTGTCGAAGCCGCGAAGGACATCTTCGCGGACCCGATCAGCACGTAA
- a CDS encoding TetR/AcrR family transcriptional regulator, translating to MTARARRSDARDNQALVLAAAKEVFAEDGPDAPLDRIARRAGVGNATMYRHFPNRRELVVAVYADEVAELRRRADLDAADPGEALFAWLELFVEHVRTKRALALSLADPAGEHESLFAGWHAAMNATAAALLDRARAAGVVASDFTELDLLLLATGIALSGGEPGRLLTLVRRGTATR from the coding sequence ATGACGGCACGGGCGCGCAGGTCGGACGCGCGAGACAACCAGGCACTGGTCCTCGCCGCGGCCAAGGAGGTCTTCGCCGAGGACGGGCCGGACGCGCCGTTGGACCGCATCGCCCGCCGCGCCGGCGTCGGCAACGCGACGATGTACCGGCACTTCCCGAACCGGCGAGAGCTGGTCGTCGCCGTGTACGCCGACGAAGTCGCGGAGCTGCGAAGGCGCGCGGACCTCGACGCCGCCGACCCCGGCGAAGCACTCTTCGCGTGGCTCGAGCTGTTCGTCGAGCACGTGCGGACGAAGCGTGCGCTCGCGCTCTCCCTGGCCGATCCCGCGGGCGAGCACGAGAGCCTGTTCGCCGGCTGGCACGCGGCGATGAACGCGACCGCCGCCGCACTCCTCGACCGCGCCCGGGCGGCCGGCGTGGTGGCCTCCGACTTCACGGAGCTGGACCTCCTCCTGCTCGCCACCGGCATCGCGTTGTCCGGCGGCGAGCCCGGGCGGCTGCTCACCCTGGTCCGCCGCGGCACGGCGACCCGCTGA
- a CDS encoding ester cyclase produces MDAAEVHRRLIALTPFTAESVAEGLRYIDPHVVDHRGGAGGDHHGIDAWRAKWEAMLGGEFFADFRDVGVRVEQNVADGEFSVNRYTSTGTQISTGRSYAVTSMDMIRVRDGRVVEHWALMDVTDRAAQLA; encoded by the coding sequence ATGGACGCCGCCGAAGTGCACCGCCGCTTGATCGCGTTGACGCCGTTCACCGCGGAGAGCGTCGCGGAAGGTCTGCGCTACATCGACCCGCACGTGGTCGACCACCGCGGCGGCGCGGGCGGCGACCACCACGGCATCGACGCCTGGCGGGCGAAGTGGGAAGCCATGCTCGGCGGCGAGTTCTTCGCCGACTTCCGCGACGTCGGCGTGCGGGTCGAGCAGAACGTCGCCGACGGCGAGTTTTCGGTCAACCGCTACACGAGCACCGGAACGCAGATCTCGACCGGCCGCAGCTACGCCGTGACGAGCATGGACATGATCCGCGTCCGCGACGGCCGGGTCGTCGAGCACTGGGCCCTGATGGACGTGACGGACCGCGCGGCCCAGCTGGCGTGA